In the genome of Gloeotrichia echinulata CP02, one region contains:
- a CDS encoding cytochrome b N-terminal domain-containing protein: MQSTQFERMLRRLATILSVVILTLCLINVTTGILLSFYYEPTAGGAYESLKMINTEVTYGWLFRKTHDIAGNAVIAIALIQVVVMFLGRQFRKSWLTAWISGIFLTLSVIGLDWTEMILGWDQLGYWRFSIELGTIEAIPFIGGQLRDILTGGGAISTVTVEHLYAIHSDIISVAAIILAVVHLSALLWQEKEIFIAPPEINNSNFIRTP; encoded by the coding sequence ATGCAAAGCACCCAGTTTGAGCGGATGTTACGGCGACTGGCGACGATATTATCTGTAGTGATTCTTACCCTGTGCTTGATTAACGTGACTACGGGCATTTTGCTGTCGTTTTACTACGAACCCACAGCAGGCGGTGCTTATGAGTCGTTGAAAATGATTAATACAGAGGTAACATACGGCTGGTTATTCCGCAAAACCCATGATATTGCTGGTAACGCAGTCATTGCGATCGCCCTGATACAAGTTGTAGTGATGTTTTTAGGTCGGCAATTTCGCAAAAGTTGGTTGACCGCTTGGATCAGTGGGATTTTCTTGACCTTAAGTGTCATTGGGCTAGATTGGACAGAAATGATTCTCGGTTGGGATCAATTAGGATACTGGCGTTTTAGCATTGAGCTAGGAACTATCGAAGCAATTCCTTTCATTGGTGGGCAATTGCGAGACATCCTGACTGGTGGTGGAGCCATTAGCACCGTCACTGTTGAACACCTTTACGCCATTCACAGTGATATTATTTCAGTTGCTGCCATAATTCTGGCTGTGGTGCATTTATCTGCTTTACTTTGGCAAGAAAAGGAAATATTCATAGCACCACCAGAAATCAACAACAGCAATTTTATCAGAACGCCGTAA